The following nucleotide sequence is from Ensifer adhaerens.
CCACGTGCTCATCAGCCCGCCCGGGATCTTCTTGATCAGGAAGCCGACGCGCGTCTCGCCCGATGCCGAGGAGAAGGAATAGGAACGGCTCTGGCCGCTGCCGGGCACGTCGATGTTGACGTACTGCCCCGGCAGAAAGGCCGGCGCTGCAGCGCCCTCGATATCCAGTTCGAGCACGATCGCCGCATCGTTGTGCGGGACGACGCTTGCCACACTCGCCGTAAACTTCTGCTGTCCGGTCTTACAGGCCGCTGCTGTCGTCGGCACCGCGATGACGCAGTCGCTCGACGGCTTCATCTGGCAGGTCAGCACCAGTCCGCTTGCCGCCTCGTCCGCTGTCAGCGCATCGTCGATGAAGTCGTCGCCGAGGTCGTAGGCGCCGCTTTCGGCGCGGCACTTGCAGGTGCCGCAAACCCCGTCCGAACAGTCCATCGGCAGGTTGATCTTGTTGCGGAAGGCGGCGTCGAGCACCTTCTCATCGTCCCTGCATTCGACGAAGCGGGTGACGCCGTCCTCGAAATTCAAAGCGATCCTGTAGCTGGCCATGGTTGTTCCTCCCATTCCTGTCAGGCGACGGCCGTCAGATGTGGTAGACGTCGATGACCTGGCGGATGTAGTCGTTCTTCAACACGATCTTCTTCCGTGAGATCAGCAGTTCACTGCCGCTCTTGCGGAGCGTGACGAACATGGTCCCGAAGAAGTGGTCGGTGACCTTGTAGCGGTGGTTGAGCGTGTGGAAGTTGTAGCGGAAGTCCGCCTCCTCGCCGCGATCGGCCACAAGCTCGACATTGGTGACGTTGTGGCTTGTGCGCGGCTCCGGCGTGGACGCTCCAGAGCGTTCGGTCTTGATGCGAAAGACGCGATCTTCCAGGCCATCGCGGCTCGGGTAATAGATCAGCGAGATCTGCGACTGCGGATCTTCGGTCAACTGATCGTCGTCGTCCCAGGCCGGCATCCAGTAGCTGACGTCCGGCGCATAGCAGGTCAGCCATTCGTCCCATTGCCGGTCGTCGAGCAGGCGCGCTTCGCGATAGAGGAAGGCGCAGGCGGTGTCATAGGAGATCGTCATGCGACCGCTCCCTGCTTTTCGGAGGCAAGTGCTGTGCGCATCACCTTCGCCCAATATTCGTGCTGGCGGACAAAGAGGCCTTCGTCTTCGCTGCGCTCGCCCGAGAGCAGCGGTGCGATGCCCATGCGCCTGGCGTTCTCATCCGGACCGTCGATCCAGAGCGGCGCACCGCGAGAGAGATCGTTCCAGAGCGCGGTGATGCCGGCGTAACCCTGCTGGCAGGCGCGGAACTCCTCGAGATCGTCGGCCGTGCCCATGCCGGAGACATTGAAGAAATCTTCGTATTGGCGGATGCGCAGCGTGCGATCGGCCGCATTTTCACCCTTCGGCGCGAAGCAGAAGATGCTGATCTCGGTCTTGTCGACGCTGATCGGACGGGTGACGCGGATCTGCGTGCTGAACTGGTCCATCAGGAAGACGTTCGGATAGAGGCAGAGATTGCGGGTCTGGTTGACGATGAAATCCGCCTGCACCTCGCCGACGCGCGCCTTGATCTCCTCGCGGTGGCTGTAGATCGGCCGGACCTCCGGGTTCATGGTGTTGGTCCAGAGCAGGATGTGGCCGTTGTCGAAACCGTAGACGCCGGCTATCGAGCGGCTCCAGCTCGAGGCATCGACCGCCTTTGTGCCCTCCTCGTTGCGCCGGCCCATAGTGGCGGCATAGTTCCAGTGAACGGAGCTGACGTGATAGCCGTCGCAGCCGTTCTCCATCTGCAGCTTCCAGTTTCCGTCGTAGATATAGGAGGAATTGCCGCGCAGTACCTCGAGACCGTCAGGCGCCTGGTCGACGATCTGGTCGATGATGACTTTCGTTTCGCCGAGATAGTCCTCGAGCGAGGTGACATCAGGATTGAGGCTGCCGAACAGGAAGCCGCGATAGCTCTCGAAACGGGCAACGCGCTTCAGGTCGTGCGAACCGTCTTTGGCAAACTGCGGCGGATACTGCGTCGTCTTCTCGTCCTTCACCTTCAGGAGCTTGCCGGTGTTGGAGAAGGTCCAGCCGTGGAAGGAACAGGTGAAGCTGCCCTTGTTGCCGTGCTTGCGCCGGCAGAGCATGGCGCCGCGATGGGCACAGGCATTGATGACGGCGTGCAGTTCGCCCGTCTTGTCACGGGTGACGACAACCGGCTGCCGGCCGATATAGGTGGTGTAATAGTCGTTGTTCTCGGGGATCTGGCTCTCGTGGGCGAGATAGACCCAGTTGCTCTCGAAGATGTGCTTCATCTCCAGCTCGAAGAGGTCTTCGTTGGTGAAGATGTCGCGGCGGCAGCGGAACGTGCCGGCCTCATGATCGTCCTCGACCGCGGTGGCGAGCAGGTCGTCGAGGGCTTGGGCTTTGTCGATAACGGCGGACATGGTTCTTCTCCCGCAAACGGCTGATCCGTGCTCGGCTCTAGCGATTGCAACAATGTCTGATGTCAGGGGGCGGCGGCTCAGTCGGCCGCCGCAGAGGTGATCAGGCGGCGGCGCGCTTACGCTGCTCGTTGATCTGGTTGTCGACGCCGTTCACCAGTGAGGTGAGATGGATGTCGAATTCGATCTCGGCGAAGGGGCCGGAGAGGTTGTTCGCCTTGATGCTCGCCTCGTCGGTCCGCTCGGTGACGTCAGGCACCAAGCCATCCCTCGTCGCATAGGCGAAGTCGTCGTTGACCAGCGGGTCGCCGGCGATGTTGATCTGGGTCGTCAGCTTGCGGTGCCCATCGGCGCTGATGAAGAAATGGATGTGGGCCGGGCGCTGGCCGTGACGGCCAAGGGCGGAAAGCAGCTGCTCTGTCGGGCTTCCCGGAGGCACGCCGTAGCCGTGCGGCACGATGCTTTGAAACTTGTAACAGCCTTTGGCGTCGGTGACGATCGTGCGGCGCATGTTGAACGGCGCCTGCAGGCCGGTCGGGTCGAAGTGCGAATAGAAACCGCGGGTGTCACAGTGCCAGACTTCGACCGTCGCGCCCTTCAGCGGCTGGCCGTCGGCATCATAGACGGTGCCGTGCATGATCAGCGTCTGGCCATTGGTGTCGCGGCCATCGTCGAGACGGGCGAAGCCTTCCGAGGCCGGTGCGCCGGCGACATAGAGCGGACCTTCGATGGTGCGCGGCGTCTGATTCTCGATGCCGAGCGCTTCGTCGATC
It contains:
- the benC gene encoding benzoate 1,2-dioxygenase electron transfer component BenC, whose amino-acid sequence is MASYRIALNFEDGVTRFVECRDDEKVLDAAFRNKINLPMDCSDGVCGTCKCRAESGAYDLGDDFIDDALTADEAASGLVLTCQMKPSSDCVIAVPTTAAACKTGQQKFTASVASVVPHNDAAIVLELDIEGAAAPAFLPGQYVNIDVPGSGQSRSYSFSSASGETRVGFLIKKIPGGLMSTWLEHAEVGTKLELTGPLGSFYLREVQRPLLFLAGGTGLAPFLSMLEVLARTNPEQKVHLIYGVTRDLDLVLVDEIEAYTKRLANFTFDTVVADVASSHPRKGWVTQHMPEDVLNGGDVDVYLCGPPPMVDAVRKHLDDTGVRPNSFHYEKFTPNAVAKEAA
- the benB gene encoding benzoate 1,2-dioxygenase small subunit, encoding MTISYDTACAFLYREARLLDDRQWDEWLTCYAPDVSYWMPAWDDDDQLTEDPQSQISLIYYPSRDGLEDRVFRIKTERSGASTPEPRTSHNVTNVELVADRGEEADFRYNFHTLNHRYKVTDHFFGTMFVTLRKSGSELLISRKKIVLKNDYIRQVIDVYHI
- a CDS encoding Rieske 2Fe-2S domain-containing protein, which gives rise to MSAVIDKAQALDDLLATAVEDDHEAGTFRCRRDIFTNEDLFELEMKHIFESNWVYLAHESQIPENNDYYTTYIGRQPVVVTRDKTGELHAVINACAHRGAMLCRRKHGNKGSFTCSFHGWTFSNTGKLLKVKDEKTTQYPPQFAKDGSHDLKRVARFESYRGFLFGSLNPDVTSLEDYLGETKVIIDQIVDQAPDGLEVLRGNSSYIYDGNWKLQMENGCDGYHVSSVHWNYAATMGRRNEEGTKAVDASSWSRSIAGVYGFDNGHILLWTNTMNPEVRPIYSHREEIKARVGEVQADFIVNQTRNLCLYPNVFLMDQFSTQIRVTRPISVDKTEISIFCFAPKGENAADRTLRIRQYEDFFNVSGMGTADDLEEFRACQQGYAGITALWNDLSRGAPLWIDGPDENARRMGIAPLLSGERSEDEGLFVRQHEYWAKVMRTALASEKQGAVA
- the catA gene encoding catechol 1,2-dioxygenase; translation: MNVKIFDKPETQAFLKVLSGLDKDGGNPRVKEIVHRLMSDLFKAIDDLDITPDEYWTGIAWLNEIGAAGQAGLISPGLGLDHFLDERLDAIDEALGIENQTPRTIEGPLYVAGAPASEGFARLDDGRDTNGQTLIMHGTVYDADGQPLKGATVEVWHCDTRGFYSHFDPTGLQAPFNMRRTIVTDAKGCYKFQSIVPHGYGVPPGSPTEQLLSALGRHGQRPAHIHFFISADGHRKLTTQINIAGDPLVNDDFAYATRDGLVPDVTERTDEASIKANNLSGPFAEIEFDIHLTSLVNGVDNQINEQRKRAAA